Below is a window of Myxococcaceae bacterium JPH2 DNA.
GGCCCCACCTCACGGGACGCTGACTTGCTCTGCCCCTCCTGCGGCGCTGACGCCCAAGATTCCTCCCGGTACTGCCCCGCCTGCGGGGCGACACTCGTGCGCGCGCCGGAAGGCGACGAGTACGTGGGCAAGACCATCGCCCACAAATACCGCGTCGAGGCCCTCATCGGCGAAGGGGGAATGGGCCGCGTGTTCCGGGCCCGGCAGATCGCGCTCGACAAGGTGGTGGTGCTGAAGGTGCTGCGCCACACGCTGTTGTCGGATGAGCGCACCGTGGCGCGCTTCCAGCGCGAGGCCAAGGCCGCCAGCCGCCTCAACCACCCCAACTCCATCAGCGTGCTGGACTTCGGTCAGGCCGAGGACGGCGCGCTCTTCATCGCGATGGAGTACGTCGCCGGCCAGGACCTGCACCAGATCCTCAGCCGTGAGTGGCCGCTGGCCGAGAGCCGCGTCGCGCGCATCGTCAACCAGGTGCTGAGCGCGCTGTCCGACGCCCACGGCGCGGGGGTCATCCACCGGGATCTCAAGCCCGAGAACATCATGGTGGAGCAGCGGCGCAACGAGCCGGACTTCGTCAAGGTGCTCGACTTCGGCATCGCGAAGATCACCGACTCCCAGGACGACGGTCCCGCCCTCACGCGCGCGGGCTTCGTCTGCGGCACCCCCGAGTACATGTCGCCGGAGCAGGCGCGGGGCGCGCAGCTCGACCATCGCTCGGATCTGTATGCGGTGGGCGTCATCCTCTACCAGCTGATGACGGGTCTGCTGCCCTTCGAGTCGGACTCCGCGGTGGGCTTCGCGACGAAGCACCTCACGGAGGAGCCGCCCGCGCCGACGAAGCGTCGCCCGGATGCGCGCATCAGTCCCGCGATGGAGCGGCTCATCCTCCGCGCGCTCTCCAAGAACCCGGATGATCGCCCCGCCAACGCCGAGGCGTTCAAGGCGGAGCTGGCCGCGGTGGACAAGGAGCGCCGTCGCGCGGACGCCGCGCCCCGCCGGCCGCAGCCCTCCAACGTGCTGGCGCCGTTGCCGCGCAAGGCCCTGGCCCCCAACGCACAGTCGCACGACACCCAGGATGCGAGCGCGCGCAGCTGGAATGATCAGACGGTGGAGGCCACGGTCCGCGCGCTCCCCGACGTGCTAGCGCCGTTGCCCGCGGGGGCGGCCGAGATGTCCGCCGGGCGCGAGCGCACCGACTCGATGGTGGCCACCAACCCCGGCGGAGGGGGAGGGGGCCTGTCGTTGTTCTTCAAGGCCCTCACCCTGATGCTCGTCATCGGGACGGTGGGGTTCTTCGTCTACTACTTCTATTTCATGGGCAGCTCGAGCAGCGGGCCGGACGCGCCCTACGCGCTGCCCCGCAACGCGCCGGTGCCGCTGACTGGCGGCGAGCCGGACCCCGAGCGTCCCCTGTACGAGCAGGAGATCCCCAACACCGCCCGCAACGTGGATCGCGCGCGGCAGCGTAGCCTGGATGGAGACCGGGCCCTGGCCGCCAAGGACCTGGGGCTCGCGACGTCCATGTACAAGGAGGCGTTCCAGCTCAATCCGGATCCCGAGCTGGCCCTCAAGCTGGGCGAGCTGTACTGGCAGCGGGAGAACCTGGGCGAGGCGCGTGGTTGGTGGACGCGCCACCTGCGCGATGCGTCCGACTCGAAGGCGCGGACGTACATCGAGGAGCGGCTCGGCGGGCCGGTGGTGGCCGCTCCCGAGCCGTAAGGCTCCGCTAGCCCAGCGTCTCCACCTGGACGACGTGCTGGCCCAGGCGAACGCGATCGCCGGGCCGCAGCGGCCGCTCGACCATGGGCGGCACGCGGACGTAGGTGCCCAGTCCTCCCGAGAGGTCGCGCAGGAGCGCGCCCATGGGTGTGGGGCTCAGCTCGCAGTGCCGACCCGACATGCCCTCGTCATTGGGATAGGACAGGTCGCAGTGCGCCTGCCCGAGCGTGAGCAGCGGCGCGGCCGTCACGACTGCTCGGCCAGCGCGACCGCCCATGAGGACTTCCTCCACGCCGTACACCGCTTGCCCCAGCGGCACGGGGGCACCGTAGATGGCCGGCCGGCCCGAAATGGGCGCCGGTGCATCCGCGCGACCCGTGAAGCGGAACAGGCGCTGGCCGGCGCTGAACAGCGCGCGAGGCACCAGCGCCTCGGTGCTGGAGATGGTGACGTAGACGCCGGACGCGCTCGTCTCGTCTCGAACGAACAGCGCCCCCTCCTTCACGAGGAAGGTGGCGTGCAGCGGCGACACGAAGACGTCATCCGCGAAGAGGATGGCGCCGCGCTGGCGGCCCACCACGCAGCCGGTGACCGGGAGCTTGTAGCGCTGGCCACGCATGGAGCCCGCGATGACGGCCAGTCCGAACCGCGAAGCCACCGGGGCTGGCCGTGCCGGCGCGGCGGCAGGGGCGGTGCCCGGGCGGTTGGGCAGGGCGCTGTCGGGCACGGGCGGGGGCGGCCGGGTGTTCGCCGGCGCCGTGGGCGTCCGACCCGGAGGCGCGGGCTGAGGTGCCGCGGGGGCCTGGGCGGGGCCCAGCACGGGCGGTGCGGTGCGCGCGGGCGTCCGGGGCTCGAGGGCGAGGCCTGCCGCCGCGGTGGGGGGCGGCGTCCGAGCGGACGGCCTCATGCCTGGCGGCACGGCGCTTGGGGGCGGCGGAGGGGTCGGGGGTGCGGTGGGCTCGCCCGCTCGGGGGAAGGTGGCGACCGCGACAGGCCGTCCCGCTGGGGCGGGCGGGGGCGCGGCGGGGCGTGGAGGGGTCCCCGCTGGCGCCACGGGCCTGGCTGCGGGGGCCGAGACGAGTGCCTGGCTGCACAGGGCGCAGGCCGCCGAGCGAGGCGGATTGAGGCCGTCACAGTTCGGGCACACCACGGGAAGTGCGGACAGCAGGAGCTGTGACATGGGCGGGGGGCGAATCTATTGGCGCGTAAAACGTCGGGTCAATGAAAGCAAATGCGCCGGCACTGGGCTGGCCGCATGCGGTCCGGTCACTCGGGGCCGCAAATCGACCCCGGGGCAACATTGCCCCTCATGATTTCGGCAGTTACGATTGCCAACGCCTCGATGATTCGCCTGAACGACATTCTCCAGCGGGTTGCCTCGTACCACCCTGACCCTGATCTGGACATCATCAAGAAGGCATACGTCTACTCCGCCAAGGTCCATCAGGGACAGCTCCGCAAGTCCGGGGAGCCCTACCTGGTCCATCCGCTGGAGGTTGCCGGCATCCTCGCGGAGCTGAAGCTAGACGAAGCCTCCATTGTCACGGGTCTGCTCCACGACACCATCGAGGACACGCTCGCCACCGCCGAGGAGCTGACCGAGCTGTTCGGCCCGGAGGTGGCGCAGCTCGTCGACGGCGTCACAAAGCTCTCCAAGTTCTCCGCGTCCGCGACGCTCTCCCAAGAGGAGAAGCAGGCGGAGAACTTCCGGAAGATGATCATCGCGATGGCGCAGGACATCCGCGTCATCCTCGTGAAGCTGGCGGACCGCACGCACAACATGCGGACGTTGGATCACATGTCCGAAGAGAAGCAGGCGCGCATTGCCCAGGAGACGCTGGACATCTACGCGCCGCTGGCCAACCGGCTGGGCATCTCGTGGATCAAGACCGAGCTGGAGGACCTGTCCTTCCGCTACGTGAAGCCGCAGGAGTTCTTCGCGCTCCAGGAGCAGCTCAACAAGCGCAAGAAGGAGCGCGAGAAGTACATCGAGGACACCGTCGCGCTGGTGCGCTCGAAGCTGGAGGAGCGCAACCTCAAGGGCGAGGTCAGCGGTCGCTTCAAGCACGTCTACAGCATCTACAAGAAGATCAAGGCGCAGGGGATCGACTTCGATCAGATCCACGACATCATCGCGTTCCGCATCGTCACGCCCTCGGTGCCCTCGTGTTACGAGGCGCTCGGGATGGTGCACCAGATGTGGAAGCCGGTGCCGGGGCGCTTCAAGGACTTCATCGCCATCCCCAAGCCCAACATGTACCAGTCGCTGCACACCACGGTGATTGGTCCGTTGAGCGAGCGCGTGGAGGTGCAGATCCGCACGCCGGACATGCACAAGATCGCCGAGGAGGGCATCGCCGCGCACTGGGCCTACAAGGAAGGGCGCGCGTCCATCTCCAAGGACGATGAGAAGTTCGCGTGGCTGCGCCAGCTCATGGAGTGGCAGCAGGATCTCAAGGACCCCAAGGAGTTCCTCGAGACGGTGAAGGTGGACCTCTTCACCGACGAGGTCTTCGTCTTCACGCCCAAGGGCGACGTGCGCAGCCTGCCGCGCGGAGCCACGCCGGTGGACTTCGCCTTCGCCATCCACTCGGACGTGGGCAGCCGGTGCGTGGGCGCGAAGGTGAACGGGAAGATTGTCCCGCTGCGCTACAAGCTGAAGAACGGCGACACCGTGGAGGTGCTCACCAGTCCGCAGGCGCACCCCTCGAAGGACTGGCTCACCTTCGTCAAGACGAGCCGGGCCCAGCAGCGCATCCGCGGCTTCATCAAGCAGCAGCAGCGCGACAAGAGCCTGCAGCTGGGACGCGAGCTGGCCGAGCGCGAGTTCCGCCGCTTCCAGCTCAACTTCAACAAGCAGATGAAGTCCGGCGAGATGAAGAAGGTCGCCGAGGAGTTCGGCTTCCGCGTCGAGGACGACCTGCTCGTGGCCATTGGCTACGGCAAGGTGACGCCGCAGCAGCTCGTCCAGCGCTTCGTGCCCCAGGAGAAGCTGAGCGCTGCGGAGGCGAACGCCCGATCGGGTGACGCCTCGGGCGCGACGGCCGCGACCTCGGGCTCGTCCACCTCCATGCTGCCGGGCCTGTCGCGCATGACCGACCTGGCCAAGCGCCTGGTGGGCCGCAGTAGCCGCAGCGGCGTGCAGATTGGCGGCGTGGATGACGTGCTCGTCCGCTTCGGGCGCTGTTGCAACCCCGTTCCGGGTGACCCCATCGCTGGCTTCATCACCCGTGGGCGGGGCGTGACGGTGCACACGGTGGGGTGCGAGAAGGCCCTGGCCACGGACCCCGAGCGGCGCGTGGACGTGACGTGGGACGTGAGAGGCGACTTCAAGCGGCCCGTCACCTTGCGAGTGCTCACGGCGGACCGGCCCGGTCTGCTCGCGGACATGACGAACATCTTCTCCAAGAAGGGCGTCAACATCTCCCAGGCCAACTGCCGCGCCACGGGGGATGACCGCGCGGTGAACACCTTCGAGGTCACCATCTCCGACCTCAAGCAGCTCACCGACTTGATGCGCACCATCGAGCGTCTCAACGGCGTCTACTCCGTCGAGCGAATCTAACGGCGCGCGGTTGTGCTACAGGGCCCCGGAAACCCGCGGCCCCCGCTTGGGGCGCCGCTTCACTCCGAGGTGCGCTCCATGGCTCGCAAAGTCATCCATTCCGACCAGGCCCCCAAGGCCATTGGCCCGTACTCGCAGGCCGTCCAGGTGGAGGCGGGGAAGATGACGTTCCTCTCCGGCCAGATTCCCCTGGACCCCGCCACCATGGAGATGGTCCAGGGCGACGTCGTCGCGCAGGCCGAGCGGGTGATGGAGAACCTGAAGGCCGTGCTCGCCGCCGCGGGCTGTGACTTCTCCCACGTGGTGCGCTGCACCATCTTCCTCACCGACCTGGGTGACTTCGCCCGGGTGAACGAGGTCTACGGCCGCTACTTCACCGGCGCTCCGCCGGCGCGCGCGACGGTGCAGGTGGCCGCGCTGCCGCGTGGCTCGAAGGTGGAAATCGACGCCATCGCCGTCTCCTGAGTTCCCCACGCCCGGAAACACGAAGGCCGTCGGCTCCGAGTGGAGTCCGACGGCCTTGTGCTTTCAACGGATGCGAGGGGAGGGGACGACTACTTGGCGTCCGCCGCCACCGCGCCGCCCGCCTTCTTCAGCTCCTCGTCGATGACGCGCTTGAAGGCCTCGAGCGGCTGCGCGCCGACGAGGGGGCGGCCGTTGATGAAGAAGCTGGGCGTGGCGCTGGCGCCCACCGCGGCGCCGGCGGCCATGTCCGCCTCGATCTG
It encodes the following:
- a CDS encoding protein kinase; its protein translation is MLCPSCGADAQDSSRYCPACGATLVRAPEGDEYVGKTIAHKYRVEALIGEGGMGRVFRARQIALDKVVVLKVLRHTLLSDERTVARFQREAKAASRLNHPNSISVLDFGQAEDGALFIAMEYVAGQDLHQILSREWPLAESRVARIVNQVLSALSDAHGAGVIHRDLKPENIMVEQRRNEPDFVKVLDFGIAKITDSQDDGPALTRAGFVCGTPEYMSPEQARGAQLDHRSDLYAVGVILYQLMTGLLPFESDSAVGFATKHLTEEPPAPTKRRPDARISPAMERLILRALSKNPDDRPANAEAFKAELAAVDKERRRADAAPRRPQPSNVLAPLPRKALAPNAQSHDTQDASARSWNDQTVEATVRALPDVLAPLPAGAAEMSAGRERTDSMVATNPGGGGGGLSLFFKALTLMLVIGTVGFFVYYFYFMGSSSSGPDAPYALPRNAPVPLTGGEPDPERPLYEQEIPNTARNVDRARQRSLDGDRALAAKDLGLATSMYKEAFQLNPDPELALKLGELYWQRENLGEARGWWTRHLRDASDSKARTYIEERLGGPVVAAPEP
- a CDS encoding FHA domain-containing protein, which codes for MSQLLLSALPVVCPNCDGLNPPRSAACALCSQALVSAPAARPVAPAGTPPRPAAPPPAPAGRPVAVATFPRAGEPTAPPTPPPPPSAVPPGMRPSARTPPPTAAAGLALEPRTPARTAPPVLGPAQAPAAPQPAPPGRTPTAPANTRPPPPVPDSALPNRPGTAPAAAPARPAPVASRFGLAVIAGSMRGQRYKLPVTGCVVGRQRGAILFADDVFVSPLHATFLVKEGALFVRDETSASGVYVTISSTEALVPRALFSAGQRLFRFTGRADAPAPISGRPAIYGAPVPLGQAVYGVEEVLMGGRAGRAVVTAAPLLTLGQAHCDLSYPNDEGMSGRHCELSPTPMGALLRDLSGGLGTYVRVPPMVERPLRPGDRVRLGQHVVQVETLG
- a CDS encoding bifunctional (p)ppGpp synthetase/guanosine-3',5'-bis(diphosphate) 3'-pyrophosphohydrolase — encoded protein: MIRLNDILQRVASYHPDPDLDIIKKAYVYSAKVHQGQLRKSGEPYLVHPLEVAGILAELKLDEASIVTGLLHDTIEDTLATAEELTELFGPEVAQLVDGVTKLSKFSASATLSQEEKQAENFRKMIIAMAQDIRVILVKLADRTHNMRTLDHMSEEKQARIAQETLDIYAPLANRLGISWIKTELEDLSFRYVKPQEFFALQEQLNKRKKEREKYIEDTVALVRSKLEERNLKGEVSGRFKHVYSIYKKIKAQGIDFDQIHDIIAFRIVTPSVPSCYEALGMVHQMWKPVPGRFKDFIAIPKPNMYQSLHTTVIGPLSERVEVQIRTPDMHKIAEEGIAAHWAYKEGRASISKDDEKFAWLRQLMEWQQDLKDPKEFLETVKVDLFTDEVFVFTPKGDVRSLPRGATPVDFAFAIHSDVGSRCVGAKVNGKIVPLRYKLKNGDTVEVLTSPQAHPSKDWLTFVKTSRAQQRIRGFIKQQQRDKSLQLGRELAEREFRRFQLNFNKQMKSGEMKKVAEEFGFRVEDDLLVAIGYGKVTPQQLVQRFVPQEKLSAAEANARSGDASGATAATSGSSTSMLPGLSRMTDLAKRLVGRSSRSGVQIGGVDDVLVRFGRCCNPVPGDPIAGFITRGRGVTVHTVGCEKALATDPERRVDVTWDVRGDFKRPVTLRVLTADRPGLLADMTNIFSKKGVNISQANCRATGDDRAVNTFEVTISDLKQLTDLMRTIERLNGVYSVERI
- a CDS encoding RidA family protein, with amino-acid sequence MRSMARKVIHSDQAPKAIGPYSQAVQVEAGKMTFLSGQIPLDPATMEMVQGDVVAQAERVMENLKAVLAAAGCDFSHVVRCTIFLTDLGDFARVNEVYGRYFTGAPPARATVQVAALPRGSKVEIDAIAVS